The DNA window TGATTTACCAATGGAGGAAATTAAGAACTTCAGACAGTGGGACTCAAAAACTCCTGGACATCCAGAATTTGGGCATACTGCTGGTGTAGAAGCAACTACTGGTCCTCTAGGTCAAGGTATTGGAATGGCTGTTGGGATGGCAATGGCTGAAGCTCATTTAGCGGCAACTTATAATAAAGGTGAACATTCGATAATCGACCATTATACGTATTCACTTTGTGGTGATGGAGATTTGATGGAAGGCGTAGCAGCGGAAGCTATTTCCCTTGCTGGACATTTACAATTAGATAAACTGATTGTGTTGTATGATAGTAATGATATTTCTTTAGATGGAGATTTACATAAATCATTCTCTGAAAAAATCGAGAAGCGTTTTGAATCTTATGGATGGAATTATATTTTAGTAAAAGATGGCAATGATATTACTGAAATTTCTGCTGCAATCGAGAAAGCGAAAGCGCAAAATGATAAACCAACAATCATTGAAGTAAAAACAGTAATCGGATTTGGTTCTCCAAACAGATCTGGTAAATCAGATGCACACGGAATGCCACTTGGTAAAGAAGAAACACTTTTAGCAAAAGCTGCGTATGAGTGGGCATTTGAAAATGATTTCTACGTACCTGAAGAAGTGTATGAAACTTTCAAGCAAGCAGCTAACCGTTTAGGGGTAGAGGAAGAATCTGCATGGAATGAAACTTTCAATGCATATGAATCGGAATTTCCTGAACTTGCTTCTACCTTAAAACAAGCAATAACAGGAGAGCTTCCTGAAAACTTTGCAGATGCGTTAAAAACGTATGAAGAGGGAACTTCTCATGCGACTCGTTCTGCTTCTGGTGATGCAATTAACGCTATAGCACAAAATCTCCCTTCATTCTTTGGAGGAAGTGCAGACTTAGCAGGGTCAAACAAAACAACAATGAAGAATGCAGGAGATTTCTCTGCAACTGATTATGCTGGCAAAAATATTTGGTTCGGTGTACGTGAGTTTGCAATGGGTGCTGCATTGAACGGTATGGCTCTTCATGGAGGCTTAAATGTATTTGGTGGAACATTCTTTGTCTTTAGTGATTATGTTCGTCCAGCGATTCGTTTATCCGCTTTAATGGGCCTTCCTGTTACTTATGTATTTACACATGACAGTATCGCAGTAGGGGAAGATGGTCCAACACATGAGCCGATTGAGCATTTAGCATCTTTAAGAGCTATGCCAGGTTTATCGGTCATTCGTCCAGCTGATGCGAATGAAACTGCAGAAGCTTGGAGACTTGCAGTATCTGCCAAAAATAAACCAACAGTACTAGTTCTTTCTCGACAAAACTTACCGACACTAAAAGGTTCAGTGGAGCAAGCAAGCGAAGGAGTTTCTAAAGGAGCATATGTTGTTTCTCCAAACGAGAACGCTGAAGCAATCTTACTTGCAACTGGATCTGAAGTTAGTCTTGCAGTAGAAGCTCAACAAGAACTTGCTAAAGAAGGAATTCAAGTATCTGTTGTTTCTATGCCTTCATGGGATTTATTTGAGAATCAAGATGAAGCTTACAAAAAATCAGTATTACCATCACATTTAACAAAACGTCTTGCTATTGAAATGGGATCTTCTCTAGGATGGCATCGTTATGTTGGATTTGAAGGAGACGTAATTGCTATCGATAAATTTGGTGCAAGTGCTCCAGGTGAGATTGTCATGAAAGAATACGGCTTCTCTGTAGAGAATGTTGTTTCTAAAATGAAAAACTTACTTCAAAAATAAAAAATGGTAAGAGCAATTCGAATACTTGTCTATAAAAGTATTCGAATTGCTTTTTTATTGGAATTTATATATAGAATGCATACAGAATCTATAGTATAATTTTCATTGGTGTCTTGTACACGTAGACAAGAACGTAAAGGAGGAGAAAGTATGGATACATGGATTTGGATTATAATTGTAGTAGTTGCGTTAATCGCTGGTGCAGCACTTGGATTTTTTGCAGCACGTCAATATATGATGAAATATTTGAAAGAAAATCCACCAATCAATGAACAAATGCTTCGTATGATGATGGCTCAAATGGGTCGTAAGCCTTCTGAAAAACAAGTAAAACAAATGATGAATCAAATGAATAAAATGCAAAAATAATAAAAAGCACTCGAAGTTGAGTGCTTTTTTATTTGTTTAGCGCTATTATATTTTACTGTTGCTTTTAGCATATAATTGGCGGTAGAATCGCGCAGACTCCTGCGGGAAAGCGAGAAAGACAAGACCCCGTAGGCGCAGCCGAGGAGGCTTGTCGGCTCGCCCGCGGAAAGTAAGCGGATTCTAACTAGATGTCAACAATGTAATTTAACAGCGCCTATTTATTTAATAAATTATTTTCTAGAAGGAAATCTGCAACAACTTGTTCATATTCCTCGCTATTCTCATTAAAAGACTTAGCGTGTTCGCCAATCTCAAACAGTTTAAGCTTTTTCGGGCCATTTTTCTTCTCGTATAAATCTTTCGTCATTTTAGGTAAAATAAAATCATCCTGTAAGCTGTGAATAAATAACACAGGCTTTTCAATGTTATCTACTACGTCAATTGGTGATACGAGATTTAACGTATAGCCATCACGTATTTTTAAAAATAAATTTGCGAAACGAATAGCAAGACTAGAACGAATTGGGGTAGTTTGTGTCATAATATGATACACCTGGTCTTCAAAATCTGAAAAAGCACAATCAGAAATATAAAAATCCGCATCATCTACTATGGACCCAGCATAAAGAAGAGTAGTTGCTGCACCCATAGATTCCCCGTGGATTCCTATAATAGCTTGTTCTCCAGCACGTTCTCTTACTGCTTCTAAAATGGATTGTAAATCTATCTTTTCATAAAAACCGAAACTTGTTGTTTTTCCTCCAGAATCTCCATGTCGACGATGATCGTACACCACAGTGTTAAAGCC is part of the Psychrobacillus sp. FSL H8-0483 genome and encodes:
- a CDS encoding YneF family protein, with translation MDTWIWIIIVVVALIAGAALGFFAARQYMMKYLKENPPINEQMLRMMMAQMGRKPSEKQVKQMMNQMNKMQK
- a CDS encoding alpha/beta hydrolase, whose protein sequence is MKKRVIIWTSIFTSVLTAMATVFGFFVTNKLMYMKKKEYDFILNREITSKRLDEVWYNTVNKTEQWIESKNGYSLKAIFLEPLQTNNYVIICHGVTENKINSLRFVRMFERLGFNTVVYDHRRHGDSGGKTTSFGFYEKIDLQSILEAVRERAGEQAIIGIHGESMGAATTLLYAGSIVDDADFYISDCAFSDFEDQVYHIMTQTTPIRSSLAIRFANLFLKIRDGYTLNLVSPIDVVDNIEKPVLFIHSLQDDFILPKMTKDLYEKKNGPKKLKLFEIGEHAKSFNENSEEYEQVVADFLLENNLLNK
- the tkt gene encoding transketolase is translated as MSLQSDLLAINTIRTLSIDAIDKANSGHPGLPMGAAPMAYTLWTKHMRHNPNNPNWFNRDRFVLSAGHGSMLLYSLLHLGGYDLPMEEIKNFRQWDSKTPGHPEFGHTAGVEATTGPLGQGIGMAVGMAMAEAHLAATYNKGEHSIIDHYTYSLCGDGDLMEGVAAEAISLAGHLQLDKLIVLYDSNDISLDGDLHKSFSEKIEKRFESYGWNYILVKDGNDITEISAAIEKAKAQNDKPTIIEVKTVIGFGSPNRSGKSDAHGMPLGKEETLLAKAAYEWAFENDFYVPEEVYETFKQAANRLGVEEESAWNETFNAYESEFPELASTLKQAITGELPENFADALKTYEEGTSHATRSASGDAINAIAQNLPSFFGGSADLAGSNKTTMKNAGDFSATDYAGKNIWFGVREFAMGAALNGMALHGGLNVFGGTFFVFSDYVRPAIRLSALMGLPVTYVFTHDSIAVGEDGPTHEPIEHLASLRAMPGLSVIRPADANETAEAWRLAVSAKNKPTVLVLSRQNLPTLKGSVEQASEGVSKGAYVVSPNENAEAILLATGSEVSLAVEAQQELAKEGIQVSVVSMPSWDLFENQDEAYKKSVLPSHLTKRLAIEMGSSLGWHRYVGFEGDVIAIDKFGASAPGEIVMKEYGFSVENVVSKMKNLLQK